The proteins below are encoded in one region of Ostrea edulis chromosome 3, xbOstEdul1.1, whole genome shotgun sequence:
- the LOC125676761 gene encoding dynein light chain Tctex-type protein 2-like: MAQEPSPLQPVSGIVNVDGRDSFFKTAMRIELEAAEDTLYRPSTAGNLEESTTAEGREENLNMSPAPKSALPLLKGSPLLRVRSSSPRTVSPERLNSPFFQRARSGMRREKVESAMGISKVFNMNRIAKALVVNHKTRLQRLEEAGNITSNAPLKKFDPDSVKPHLFKVLQDNLRNVQYDPILCCHLSQSLSEETRNVVKALKFPRYKFVSLVTIGQSQNSTLSMSSRSVWDCTTDNHVCAEYRNQSLYAVALVFATFMD, encoded by the coding sequence GAACCCTCCCCATTGCAACCTGTATCCGGTATAGTAAATGTAGATGGCCGTGATTCCTTCTTTAAGACGGCTATGCGGATAGAACTTGAGGCTGCGGAGGACACACTCTATCGACCCTCTACTGCTGGAAATCTAGAAGAATCCACTACTGCAGAGGGTCGCGAAGAAAATCTCAACATGTCACCGGCACCAAAGTCCGCTCTACCATTACTTAAAGGAAGTCCACTTCTTCGAGTCAGAAGTTCTTCGCCAAGAACGGTTTCTCCAGAACGTCTGAATTCACCCTTTTTCCAACGGGCAAGGTCAGGCATGCGCAGAGAAAAAGTAGAATCCGCAATGGGCATAAGTAAAGTGTTCAACATGAACAGGATAGCTAAGGCTCTCGTTGTTAATCATAAAACACGACTTCAGAGATTAGAAGAGGCTGGAAATATTACAAGTAATGCCCCATTAAAGAAATTTGATCCCGATTCCGTTAAGCCTCATCTATTCAAAGTACTCCAAGACAACCTCAGAAACGTCCAATATGATCCCATATTGTGCTGTCACTTGTCTCAATCACTCAGCGAAGAAACGCGAAATGTTGTCAAGGCGTTGAAGTTTCCAAGGTATAAATTTGTTTCCTTGGTTACTATTGGACAGTCACAAAACTCGACTCTATCAATGAGCAGTAGGTCGGTATGGGACTGTACTACGGATAACCACGTCTGTGCAGAATATAGAAACCAGTCATTGTATGCAGTTGCTCTCGTTTTCGCTACGTTCATGGATTGA